Part of the Siniperca chuatsi isolate FFG_IHB_CAS linkage group LG6, ASM2008510v1, whole genome shotgun sequence genome, TCTTTCTTTGTTTGTACAATTAATTTCAAATATGTTTATGATTGCCTTTATAATTAGTGATACAGTATCTAAACCTCCTATAACTGGTTTGTGGTTTGAGGTGTTAATATCTTTATACCCAATATGGCTTTTCATTAAGTGGGTCAGACCATCTAGAATAGTTTTACAAACAGTAGCAAATTCTCGATATGTGACAGTCTTGTTTATGTCTTATGAAAACaagtcttatttttgttttttctgttatgttGTTGTTCTGTTTCTCCACTGTGCGAATGtgcagtctgatctgcagcgtGCACTTACCTCACGGGAGCAagcagattaaaagaaaaagtttgtaaagcattttataaATTGAAAATTAAAGTACATGTTAAGGaatctgaataaaatattgaaaaagtactgttaatcagagataataaccaAGTCTATCAGTGATGACAAACggactgtagcctgttatgAACGTACGAGTGACCATGTACACATAAATAGTGCTTCCTGCAGTGTGCAAGGTCTCCTGTATTAAACCAAGGTCTCCTGCATTAAACCAAGGTCTCCTGCATTAAACCAAGGTCTCCTGCATTAAACCAAGGTCTCCTGCATTAAACCAAGGTCTCCTGCATTAAACCAAGGTCTCCTGCATTAAACCAAGGTCTCCTGTATTAAACCAAGGTCTCCTGCATTAAACCAAGGTCTCCTGCATTAAACCAAGGTCTCCTGCATTAAATGCGTGTTTACACGTAGAGTTTGGTTGTGTTAACATGCTATATTTTGACACGTTACCACAACAAAAACTGACGCGTTAACATGCCTTTTCTGGTTGTGGCCAACGAGGGACCTTGAATCAAGGCACTCCTACATATTCATGTGGAGGGTTGCTTCAACGATGGCGAACAACAATGCAAGGGAGCACGTTGTGCATAAATTACTAATGTGGGCGTCTACGCACTTGTTACATCCTAAAattttggtttgtgtgctcCACAAACTATTGGACTGGGAACAGCAATAGCCAAAAATCGCTGTGCTTCAAACACCCAAGAATGGAACAACCTGTCGGCTCTAACAAGTATTTGCGTTTTAACATGCCAAAATGAGATGTCTTAAAGTGTAGaaattttttgttgtgttaaagCTTAAATGTAGTTTGTTAACACGGCCAAAATCCATGtgttaacatgcattttaatgtcatcTAAACACAAAATCTCGTTGTTTGCATAAATGGCCTTCCATATATATGGACCATCGCGTCATGAAGCACCAAGGCCGTGCTCCCTTTGGGGGAAAGAATCACGCTTTCACATTATGTGGGAAACTACTGTGAAACTAGAAACAACCGTTAACATGTCTGTCATCACTACCTGGTGATTCGATCAAATATGTCTAGATGTCCGGCTAAGCAATGGCTGGTCACTGTGTTGGGTCATTGATCCAATTGGAAGGAGGAAGACTAAAGGGGCATGACGACTGACCGATCAACCTTAATTCATATTGCGAACGCTCAGATTCAGGCAAGGTCGCAAAATAATTTTTAGACATGTCTACAAAACAAAGGTTTGTTTAACACGAAAGGAATGCATTCAAACTAGAAAATTGTAATTCAAACACGTCAAATTGCATTGACGTCTATTTTTTCAATCTTCAGTTTTCTATCCCCTAAAAAGAGGCGCTGCTGTGATGTTTTGCGAAATACCCGTATGTGCCGATCTGGTCTATGAATAGTATAAGAGGAAACAACACTCTTGTTCCCCTAATTGACTGTTTTGATTTGACCGgttagtttgtttgtgttattgtgtgactTTGGTGTTTTAACACGTTAGTTCGAATCTAGAAAACACCAAAGTAACACAATAACCAGGCCTTTAACAAATGAAGGCTCTCTACAGCTGAGGTAAATAAAGACCCCTGCCACAATTTGAGAATTAATGATCTGGTACATTGATTGAGTACTTTCCACTTCCTCACCTCATTCTCATCATTCTCTTgagtctctgcctctctctccacttCCTCAGCTGCTTCCTCAGTGCTCtgctcttcctccccctctctgtaCTCAGCTTCAGCAACGATATAGCTGCTCTCTATTCCCAGAATCTTGCCCCAGAGTCGGCAGCGCAGCAGCGCCTGCGACTCAACAAGCTGCTTGAGTGCAAGGAAGACCCTCTGCATCTCCTCCCTGCCCAGTCCCACGCCAGCCTGCTCCAGGTAGAAGCCAATCTCACTCACATTGGGAAGAGGTGTTTTCACCTGATGAAGACCAATAAACAGTGTTACATTATACAAATTCAGCTCCAAATATTATATGAGTAATAGccacaaaatattgttttcatatattttctgATGAAAAGGCATGTCAAAATTCTAATGGTTAACAGGTTTTATAAGATCTCTGCTGGTACACGTGACAGCTGTGGGGAACACTACATCAGTGAAACAGCAAGGAGCCTGGACAAAAGACTGAATGAACATTCAAAACAGACAATATCATCTGCCTGTGAACACTAGGCCAaaactgctcacagcattgactgggaagaggtcaaaggtcattgaaCTGGAGTCAGTGGACTGTCGGAGATAGCTTAAGGAGGACACCCACATCTGACACCAGAGCTCATCTTTAAACAGAGACAGGAGTTCCCATATCCCCTGGTATACTACCacctgttatcatgtgaccGAAGTTCCATACTTAGATCATGTGATAACACTAGCCAGCTCTAAGACCATGAGAAAGCTCTAAAAAGGGCTTTTGAGATTTTTTATTACATACTGATCCCAtagtcaagaataaactttcatGCTCAAGAGGTTTTCTGAAGGTTATAATTAAAAGGGCTGGGGAATTTTTTTCAATACTAAATAAGATACCTGAGTTTTGGTAGTGAAACGAAAACAACTTTTAttgataccttactttgagaaatataatattttaaaaccttttttcttttaacaaaagaGGTCAAACATCTTCAATGTCAAATGTTATCTAAACACAAGCTAACAAGTGATTGTTATTtacatttcttgttggaaatCCAAAGACCGCAGTACTGATGTCTGAGTAATGtcttatatttatgtttattatatttagtttatttcttCCCCACTTAACACAGCTGCACATATTTAGGCTACAGTAAACCTACATTAAAGTTAGtaaagcaatttaaatatgtttgacaACTCAGTTGTTCTGCCATCAGAAAATATAACCTGCACCACAAGTTTCCTAGGATGGTTTACTATAATATGTTGTATAGTGCCTGataatattatgtatatatttgtggaGATAGGGGGTGTCAGAATGGATCTGCTGTGGCACAAACCTTTGCACAACAGGCAGACATCCTCTCTTAATTGCTAGTGTGAACTAAATACTTAAGTTCAAGTGCAATTTTCATTGCACTTTACAGTTATAATTAACTTGCAAAATGTTTCTCAAAAagacgcaaaacaaccacaagTGGTGTGGGGATCTGTTGCTACATATGAGGGGGGCCTTGTATGTGTCTGCACCCAAGAGCCCTTAGTGTCATGATCTGTCCTCAAAAGCAGCCGCACAAGAattttgcctaaataaaatacagtctaaaaatgtaaattttgatttaaatcaggaccTATCTGATTGAAGAACAAGTAAACAAGATAAAGTCAGTAAAATGTTGTTCAAATAACAGGGATATGTAACTTGGCTTCattagatgtaaaaaaaaaaaaatcccctacAAATCACCTAGacaaatgtacagtgtaggtgtATGTAGCCAATACCAGTTCTTCCTCCTGGTCAACCTCTTCTGACCGAGAAAACAGCAGGCGCTGCTGCTCAGCCAGCAGCTCAGCAGCTGTAGTCTGCGGAAGGACTCGCAGGGTGCTCTGCTTGTCTTCAAATAAACCCCGCTTCACATCACGGCTCATATCCTCAATCACATCCACCACATTGTGTGGATGCTCATCCATCACCTTTATCACCAACCGAGTGAGATGGTCATAGCTGGAACATTAAAGAACAACATCAGTAAAGGATTCCTCAGAGTTTGACCATCTGTTGGTCATTTTAGAGAATGTCCACCCAGAAATGTTATTCACACATATGTATGTACAAATTTACCACTGTAAAGAACATAGGCATTTTCCTTAGAAGGTGGTAGCATGTGTTTGTTCTGTtctgtattattgtattattttgtattatgaCTGCAAATTGGTGCCAGCCACTATAGGACATGTTCTGATTCATAGCTATACTTGAGTAATAAAAAGTCTATACgccaatagtatcaaaagtcaGTGGAAGTACACAGGTTTGAGTGTAGTGTACTCTGTGTAGGATTTTTTACTGAGTTAGTTGTATTTTAGTGTTAGAGGACATTGATAAAATGTTGTTGCAGATTTGTTTACGATAGTTAATATTGTTGGTAACAGCAAGGTCTTTTCCCCTGTCATGATCAGAAGGGAGAGATTGTTGTCTGTTCTTAACAGAAGCTTGTAGATTTTTGAGAAGGATTTTTTTGTGAAAGGTTAATTGTTTGAGTTGATCAATCAGTGGAGGGGGTAGAAGACAGTTGTTTGATAGGCTGATTTTACCTTTTAGACAGTGTTTCAGTTGTGAGTATTGCAGGAAGCTGTTATCACCGATATTATACCTTTGTCTTAGTGCTTCATGTGGTATCAGTGAGTGGTCTTCAAATAAATGTTCCAGATGTGTACCTGATCTTTTCCATGAGTTGAATGTTAgaggtttatttttatttgaaagtcCAGATTGTGCCATATTGGAGAGAATTTATTTGGACTCAGTGGATGTCCGGTGATTTGGTTGAGTTTCCACCAAGCTGTTTTTGAGgcaattatgttttttaattgtgtAAGAAATGGGAGATCTGATATTGATAACATCTGGCATTCATATTGTTCAATATCCAGCCATGGGTGTCATGACTGTTGGTTCTCTTGTAGCCATTTTGTTATGTATTGTAGATTGGTTGCGAAATGATAGAATCTGAAATTTGGGGCTGATAGACCTTCATGGTCTTTGTTAAACCAGTGTGATGTGGGTTGGACAGGGGtcatggacatttttttttggtaGTAAGGACATTTTTACTGCTGCTATTCTTCTGGTCAAAGAGATGGGTAAGTTGCTACAGAGGATAAGGTCTTCTTCAATGTTTTTAAGTAGTGGGGTGAAATTAAGAAGAAATAGCTCTGACAACTTGGTGAAAATATTGATTCCACTACCATGAAAGGTCATTTTTTCATTGCAGTCTTCCAGTGCTTGTTTGGTTTGAGCAGAACTGAAATGAGGGTGGTATTCATGTGTGGTGGTATATTTCCTGATAATTTAATTTCGTTAACCATTCTGATAGAGACACGACGGAGACATGAGTTGCTAAAACTGTTCATAGAATTCTACAGGGAAGTCATCTGATTGCTAGGCATGGAGAAGAGAGCTTTCTTGAGTTCTTCTGAGGTTATTGGTTGGTCTAATGTATTGGCCTGTTCTATGGATAGTTTAGGAAGTTCGATGTTGTCAACAAATGAGTGGATACTTGAGGTGCAGTATTCAGTGATAGTGTTCCTTATAGAAATCATGGAAAATCCAGGTTATATCATTTGGGTTATGAATTAAATTTCCATGTGGATCTTTGATAGCCATTATCAGTATattcttctttgtttcttttaagcTGATTGGCGACAAATTTCCctgttttgtcattgtgtttgaaAAAGTTCAGTATTGCTCTTTGCATAAGGAATTGTGTCTTTTGATGTATGAATTTTTTCAAGCTGAAGTTGGAAGGtttaaaattcatgttttttgtttgagttCAAGTCCTTGTTGCATTTCTTGTCCTTTTTTACAATAAGtatagtgctgaaatgattaggtTAGTCGATTAAATGAGttgtcaatcaacagaaaataatcaacaacaatattgataggacggtgtagtccctcattcgtccaggagtgttctatcgtagaaaaggtttcagtcgtagtcatctggacactgttttcagaatcaagacgattcggctcccatccggaagtcattctcaattgtgaaaaaattggacgggaactggaaatttaagctactctgagttacataagccctgccctcaggagggaatctgcctgagtatctgttaatagctagtttcacctgaaagtTACCTAATactttcaagatggcccagtaatcagtaatcaggcctattgttttctggctgcatctacttcatcactgttaccggatgggagccgaaacgtcttgattctgaaaacagtgtccagatgactacgactgaaaccttttctacaacaaTATTGATAATAGACTAAATGTTTACATCATTTAATTTAAGCaacaatgtcaaacatttgctgttgtttctcaaatgtgagaatctCTATTTtcaatgttaaatgtttaagGAGTCTCAGGTTTTAAGTTAATTCACTCCGCAAAGTTATCCAGATAACTCAGTAAACAGAGGAGGGAATAAACTGGCTTCTTGGAACAGGCTGTTTGCTGTATTTACATCAGTAATGTAGGCAACAACATTAAACGGCATCATAAAACATAGCTGTTTTCAGTAGTGAGGCATAGTGTGAggcatttatttaaatatgttttttagtGATACCAGCTTCTAatcttgtgttttgaattttgctAATGGTTAAACTCAATTGTTTACATGGGGATCACGGAATGTGCTTTAACCAACCGACCAAGCTAGCTAAGATGACCTGCAGCCATGAGCTAACAACATAACTCCATCATTCACACGTTAGGCCTACTTACAGGTTCAGGTTGCTTTTCGTGCTGTTTTTCAACATGAAAGCCTTGAACGAGGCAGCTGACTGCAGTCTCTGTTGACTTCTATCTTGGTTTTCATCCGGAGTGTCCATCGTTCCTCACctctgtttatttaatttgtttctgaaCTTTTATCTTTCAACACAGTGTCAGTTTGAGATAAAGACAGACTAACGGTGGCTACAAGACGGACAAATACGTTCAAAACTTCTGGATAGCTAGGATTCACAATGTTTTAACAGTGTCACGGGGAAACACTGGCAGTGTCGACCCAAGATTAACCGGTTGCTATGGTTACTGTAACAGAATGGTTGCTAGGCTCGCGCGCCTGGagtaaaaatatataagaaaaaaaacaacaggataTGGAAGTTGATATTTAGATACATATTAACAATAACAGCAGAAACGATTAATTTGACCACATAACCTTTTAATATTTATCTCtcatgtaaatgaaaaacatgaaagagGAAGTTGTACCAAGTGTTTGTAACTTATGTGTTGACGTGGAAGCTTGATGTGAATTAAATGTGGATCattcaagataaataaaaatgtcccaGCCACACCACGACCATCTAACACAACAAATTAGATTattgtggctggggtgggtactgtcctttGGGCTCCGAGCAGGCACgtcacctcaccgatatcactgatgctcgctaggttggtaccaatcatcttcttcttgtcctgggccgtgcacatcccatgccaatatgtgatgtttccagtcaggatgctttctattgctcctctggaAAAATGTGAAGATGTTGACACTGGTAAAAGTTACATGCACCATGACTTAAAACAGGCCTGGTTTCAACAAAGTGGGACATAAATTATTCCTGAATTACTTAAGCAAAAAAGGGTGACACAAATATTAaccttttgttttaaaaggttttatacatTGGAAATATATCATTAGCACTAACTGTGCCAAGTGATACTACACACAGACTTGGCAAAATGCAACTGTAGGGTCAGGGCCAGGGTGGAATAACCTAGTCATGGCCTTTTCTATGTATTTCCTTCACTGGTGTCACTCCTTTATAGTTATGCACACTAGGGGCTCCAtcgttgccaaagcatataaCACAATATTTACGTCTAGCATGTTTATGGTATAACGTCCAGCTGAAAAAAGTTAATATAGGGCAACTGTTATGTCCCACACAGCTGTGAAAGGAAACTGTAAAAAGGTTTGAAGTTCCTTCATAGATGGAGAACAGCAACTTTGGTAGGCTAGGTTTCAGACAGCTATCACAGATTCCAAGGTtttcatgaagaaaaaaaaaaaaaaatcatcataacAGTCATAGAAAGAACTCGAACTACTGCAGCAGTATAATCCACCTCTCCACTGTTCTGCTAGTGTGACAAACTATGGTGAAATACACTGCTTGCATGTTGCTATTCTTCCAAAacatattccctcatttggtgttttgatggtggtggtagtgaACGTTGTCTCCAAAAACTTCCATAGGTATTCCATTTGGTTGTGATCTGGTGAATGTGATGGTCATAGAATATGATTTGCATCATTTTCATTCTCAAACAATTCAGTGAGACCCTCATgtcctgtatggaagcatctgtaTTCTGTTAAGTATATGTACAAACAACAATCATGTAATCAGTTACCCCAGGTAGAAAAAGCATCAGTTTTTAGGTGTGCAAATAAAAATCTATACCACACTGCTGTTCAGTGAACTTAATCATAGGACTGAAGAGATAAAGAGGCTTATTGTGAAACAGATCACagacaacaaaaatgtatacataattttcattttacataaagTACACACCTGGCAAATgataaaagattaaaattaTAACCTGTTTACTACAGTAATCTAGTAACAAAGCAGCCAGAGGAGCATGAGAGATTGAGGACAATTTTGCACTGTTAATATCTGTAGCAGATTATAGTTTGGAATGAGCTTTCCCTACAATGAGGGCAGTATACCTCCCGACATACTGTAAATCCACAACAGAGAAGTCTTCTCTTAATTAGCTATAGCAGAATGAACTGACATCAGGCCTGATCAACTGTAGCGCCGCCTGGATCAGAACCATTTCTTAAATATAGAACCAGTCCATTTGGTGCTGCCTCATCTCCATTCTATTGGACTGTATGATCACATACAGTTGCCAGACAAAAATAAGAGGAAATAAGGAATAACAAAGAAACATGCCTTCAGAGGAAAAGCCCTTAAACAGAAATAATCAAACTGTCTGTCAGGTCTTCGACCTTCAGCCCAAAACTGACCGGAGAATGTGAATGTGCTGTAGTTTCCACAAAATTCCAAATGATAGCAGAAAAGAATTATATGGCCCGcaggaaaataatttaaaaatacacttcCAGGTTAATTGTGAAATCAGCCCTGAGCTGTTACACACTCCTCAAACACAGATACAATATGCTGTGTGTTACAGTCTATTGTCATTGGCTGTGTGATGGGAAAAAAAGCATACAGAACATATATTGCAAATTTGCTGTATCTGAATGCAGTGGTATCTTGGAGGGGGAAAGAACACAAAGAACTACTTTGCTCCTCCCTGTCCCCCTACACAGCAACACCCACACCCCCAAAATCTAAGAGCTCACTCCTGCAGCTCACCAAGTCCTGTCCGGTTTGTTTGggcttttacagtttcatttttgattttgggtgccaagtatttttcattttataaagcTTCATCCCAGAGGATCCAATAGTTTTATTGACATAGCACTGAAGTGTCCTGCTGTATAAGGTAATACAATAACACAGAGAGTAAAAGTGTTAAAATGGAGATTTGAGTGAAAGCCCCTTCAGTTGTGACAATGACCTTTAACCCTGTAACCTGACCAGTCCATCTGCATACTGGAACTGGTCACCGTTTTCGTACTCAAGCATATCCAGAGCGACCTCACAGCTCTCCTTGACGACACGTTCTCCGTCTCCACGGTAACGCTGCAGCACAGCCCGACATTCCTCTTTGCCAATGGCGCCAAGAGCCTCTGCCGCCTCATGTCTAACCATGGGGTTCTCGCCAGAACGCTCCAGAGCTGCACGCAGGGCTGGGACTGCTGCCGGGTGCTGCATCTGACCCAGGACATAGCCGATCTCATGACGGAACAGAGCACTGGAGGCCTGGAGGCCTGGAGACAGATATGTTAAAAGAGAGGTTTATTGTAGTGGTCAAACAAGCCAAACACTGCTCTTATTATTACAGGTCTGTTTCACTGCGAAGCTGAAAAGCAGGCTACATGTATGACATACAATTTCCCATCCCATCATTCCAGTTCAAAGTTCAGGTCCCTAGGAGATTTCCAGAGTACACTCAGgtcagtttttatatttagGCAAACTACGCATTATgcactgaatgtaaatgaaTTACCAGGGTACTTATGGGCAATATACACTTCATCtcccaaaaataataaaactatgaTAAAATTGCTTTTGataagctagctaacgttaccttaGCTGTCTGTCACTGAGTATTTGGTCAATTATCTAGCAAACGTTAGCCAACAACCCCAGGTTATCTAGCTATCAAATTGGTAACATTACTGTATCTAACGGGAAAGTTAACaatgttagctagcttgctaacaatTTGTGTTTCCACCAATTTGATCAAATTCCTAAGGCTTTCCCACTGCCAGCCCCACCCGaaattttttcttcttcaaaatgGAGAAAGTTTGCATGCCTGCTAACTTGAATTTGAAGGTTACCCTCTGTATGGTGCTGTTTGGTTCAGTAGtttaaaaactgtcaaatatctGTCCTGGATTGTTGGGCAATCTTCTTACTTTTAAGGATGGCAAAAACTGTCAGGACTGTGCAAAGTAACACAGaaccatcatttattttaagaaaagtcCCTTCCATTAAAGCCCAAAGGTCTATTAGGAAGACCATTGTTTTATTGATTAGTATTGTTGTAATATAGCACTCCCGCatcattgttatttttacatggtttgacttttcatcatcatttttatttactttgcacCAGCTTGGCATATTTTCTTACTAACTCTCAGTTCTTTAAGAAGATAGTACTACCCGATAAATTGTTATCTTCCACATTCTTTTCGTAATGAATTTTTTTAACTTCTCAGTAACTGAAATGTTTGACTTCCTTTATATGGTGGTCCAGGACCATAATGCATAGTATGATGGGATTACTTGTcactgtgaaaaaacaaaaatctctcTAAAATGCAGTGCAAAATTCTCAGCAAAAACAACCAGCCTTGATTTTTTCTATTTCACACTGAAACAGGCTGATTATTGTACAAATGTTTCAATTCACAgaggccaaaaaataaaaatgaccaaaagtTATCAGATGTTAAGTTACAGTTGCGTGGTTTTGTAACAACTGCAGTGATACACATGAAACAATAAGCCATAGTGTTGTATCCTACCATCTCCCAATGCCAGCACAGCCTCCTCGTTACCCAGGTTACGCAGGGCAAACATGGCGCGGTAACGTTCAAAGAGTGGCAGACTCTCATCCAACAGGCTGGAGCGGAGCTCTGACACACTCTTCCTTACTGCTGGAGGGGCCGGGTCTACAGAGCAGTAGGGGTTCTTATCTGTACTTGCATCATCCAACtgtttctctcctccactctgcAGCCACTCCAACCGACGAACAGCCAACTGACAAGTCTCTGCAACCTGCAGGGAGGCGTTGACATTTACAACAGGTTATATGCCTCATACACAAGTTTTGTTTGCACATTTCAGACATGCATCCCAACACAACCCAATGGAGGAGATCgtagaaatgtgtgtgatgaCATGCATTTGGCTATATTTTTGgaattatttttatatcaaaattgtGATTTTGGGACAATTTTCACACTGCGTTGTTGTTGTCGTCGTCCCCTAAAAGTATCTGGAGAAACCACGACACCAAAAAACACCCTCAACTGACCCCATGGCGGTGCGAAAACAGCCACTTTTACGTTTTGATCAATAAGTTATCAACCCTATgggaaagaaacattttttttccactggaTTGCTTGGTTGATTTCGCATCTTTTTGTGTAGGCCACAGCCATCTTTGCCCATGCAGTTTCCCTCCAGTTTGATTCAAATCCAAAACTCTTCAAATTTGTTTCAATCTTCAcccaattttacacattaaaatgtttgaacCAAGCCGCACAAGTTATTCCTTTTTGTTATGATATGCTGTTTCATTTTTCCACAATTCATATTCAAAGTTGTGACAATGCAGCCCATTTTACGTCAACCCTCATTAATCACGTTTGCTTTGAGCAATTCCttgcatgtgtacacatacttggtcAATAAAGCTTATTCTCATTCTATCATAACCGAATTTGGTGCACATGTTCACAGGCTCTGAGGTTCGCTGCAAATTCTAGGGTCATTCTGAGCCGCAAGCTCAAGTAGTTTATATCTCATAACCGACAacgtttttttgtgaaattcacTGGACTACAGTGGGTGGtgtttatacttttttttttttttttttttgcaattctgctctcaaaacatcaaaaatgtgtcaaaaatcaCCAGAAGGTCACAGAGGTCAATCATTTTGCAACACATCTTGCAAGATGTGCATAAACTAAACTTTAGTAAATCAATTAACTCCTAAAACTCCTATAGGATAGGTTCAAAGGCTACCAAAATTGATTCAGATTGATAAGATTCTGGAGATGTGGTGtaaaaagttttgaaatatGTCCAAAATTGAGGACGCAGTGACAATAAATGTCTATTAGGAtatgtttgtacagtacatgGTATATTAACTTGCCAAATGTGTGATCAAACTTTTaatcagaaaacatttctgtatTGATCAAAGTCATGTGTGAtttatttcagagttttatCTGTAAATTTGAAACAAAAGACAACCAGTTCAAGCCAGCCCTGGTATTTTGGGTTTAGGCACCGACCATGCACCACAAGGTCCATGGTACGAATCTGgccggggacctttgttgtTTGTCATCCTCATGTTTATGACCTCTGTTCACTCACACGATGATACTTGCTTACATGCTTAAAAAGTAGTTTAATGcataaatgtcaaatgttgtgCTTGGAACCCATAAAATGCTAATTGCGGCTTTAATTAAAGCTGGTTGTCTTAACAACTTTAAAGAGTTGAAAGTTTATCATCAGGTGTGATTTTGCCAGCTGAACTGATAATTGTTGCTGGCTAATTTAATCATCTGTTAGTAACATCTGTCAGTTGgccaaaatacaaaatcaaattCCTGGTCGTCTGGTTAAGGGGTCCTCCCACTAGCCAATCCAACTGAGATATTCTGGTCCCAGAGGCAGGGAGCCAGAACTCACACCTAGCAGTGCCTTGTTATTTAATCACTGAGGTGATCAACACCCTGCTGATCTGAGCTGAACTGCCTCTGGAGAGAATCCCCACAAATCAAACATGCTATTTGCCACGCTGTAACAGATTCTGTCACTGTGGACAATGCCATTTCACTATTCAGCAGTGCATGAAATCAGCTGTGTGGCCACTATGAGTGTTGCTGAGAGTttttctgtatatatatttttattaagtaGTAACAATGAAATACCAACCAAGTAAAGTTGTTTCGGTTTTATACTCGCCCCTCACTATTTCCCCTTGCATATTTTTTAATGAGATAGTGAGTCTTTTAATTGTAATTTGGGAGGATAAATag contains:
- the dohh gene encoding deoxyhypusine hydroxylase, which gives rise to MACVEQVAAVGQVLVDPGLDLTRRFRALFTLKNLGGAEAIEWISKAFTDESALLKHELAYCLGQMQDRRAIPTLSAVLKDTQQEPMVRHEAGEALGAIGDPVVLDLLKEYSQDPVIEVAETCQLAVRRLEWLQSGGEKQLDDASTDKNPYCSVDPAPPAVRKSVSELRSSLLDESLPLFERYRAMFALRNLGNEEAVLALGDGLQASSALFRHEIGYVLGQMQHPAAVPALRAALERSGENPMVRHEAAEALGAIGKEECRAVLQRYRGDGERVVKESCEVALDMLEYENGDQFQYADGLVRLQG